One Gimesia sp. genomic window carries:
- a CDS encoding DUF962 domain-containing protein: MIQRFLHNYLLRHQNRANQILHLIGVPLTFGGLIGFGIAGEWFYAWSAFVAGYVLQFLGHAIEQNDAGELILIKKLLGIPYREFGPQTQSQQNFDQPSKKSSCND, translated from the coding sequence ATGATCCAGCGTTTTCTTCATAATTACCTGCTTCGACACCAGAACCGCGCCAATCAGATCCTGCACCTGATCGGGGTGCCTCTCACATTCGGGGGACTCATCGGATTTGGCATCGCGGGAGAGTGGTTTTATGCCTGGTCCGCGTTCGTCGCGGGGTATGTGCTGCAGTTTCTGGGGCATGCCATTGAGCAGAATGACGCCGGCGAACTCATTCTGATCAAGAAATTACTGGGAATCCCCTACAGGGAGTTCGGTCCACAGACCCAATCTCAACAGAATTTTGACCAACCGTCAAAAAAGTCAAGTTGTAACGATTGA
- a CDS encoding isocitrate/isopropylmalate family dehydrogenase, whose protein sequence is MYKVTLIPGDGVGPEIAEATRKCVDATGVKIDWDVQECGIEVIEAEGSVPDRVMESVRANKIALKAPITTPIGKGFRSVNVFLRQELGLYACIRPCKTYKGVRTYFADSNVDLVVVRENTEDLYAGVEFQAGEEKTAELIKTINEFATGKKINTPLDETGVSIKPMSYQGTRDICNYAFKYAVDNKRKAVTSICKANIMKFTDGLWYDETRAVAKAYGAKFEWEDLAEGVEPDAKLAGNVPDCGGSIEYNERLIDNMCMQLVQKPELYDVLVTSNLYGDILSDLCAGLVGGLGVAPGSNIGTEAAIFEATHGSAPKYKGQNKVNPVALILSGKMMLDYLGEHEAAAKLDQAVADVIEEGKDVTYDLKPDRNDPTAVGTQEMAEAICRKMQ, encoded by the coding sequence ATGTATAAAGTCACATTAATCCCGGGCGATGGTGTTGGTCCCGAAATCGCCGAGGCTACCAGAAAATGTGTTGATGCGACAGGAGTCAAAATCGACTGGGATGTTCAGGAATGTGGAATCGAAGTCATTGAAGCCGAGGGCAGTGTTCCCGATCGGGTCATGGAATCGGTTCGGGCGAACAAAATTGCCCTCAAGGCACCAATCACCACTCCGATTGGAAAAGGCTTCCGCAGCGTCAACGTGTTCCTGCGTCAGGAACTCGGACTGTATGCCTGCATCCGTCCCTGTAAAACCTACAAAGGGGTTCGGACTTACTTCGCTGATTCCAACGTCGACCTGGTCGTCGTTCGCGAAAACACCGAAGACCTCTACGCTGGCGTTGAATTCCAGGCGGGCGAAGAAAAGACCGCTGAGCTGATCAAGACGATCAACGAGTTCGCGACCGGTAAGAAGATCAACACACCTCTGGATGAGACCGGCGTCAGCATCAAGCCGATGTCTTACCAGGGAACCCGTGATATCTGTAACTACGCGTTCAAATACGCCGTCGACAACAAACGCAAAGCAGTCACCTCGATCTGCAAAGCCAACATCATGAAGTTCACCGACGGTCTGTGGTACGATGAAACCCGGGCTGTCGCGAAAGCCTATGGTGCGAAGTTCGAATGGGAAGACCTGGCAGAAGGTGTCGAACCAGATGCCAAACTGGCTGGTAACGTTCCCGATTGTGGCGGCAGCATTGAATACAATGAGCGTCTGATCGACAACATGTGCATGCAGCTGGTTCAGAAGCCCGAACTGTACGACGTGCTCGTTACTTCCAACCTGTACGGCGACATTCTGAGTGACCTCTGTGCCGGTCTGGTCGGTGGTCTGGGCGTCGCTCCCGGTTCCAACATCGGTACCGAAGCTGCCATCTTCGAAGCAACCCACGGTTCTGCTCCGAAGTACAAAGGCCAGAACAAGGTTAACCCGGTCGCCCTGATCCTTTCCGGTAAAATGATGCTGGACTACCTGGGCGAGCACGAAGCAGCCGCCAAACTGGATCAGGCTGTTGCCGATGTCATCGAAGAAGGTAAAGACGTCACCTACGACCTCAAGCCTGACCGCAACGATCCGACCGCCGTCGGTACTCAGGAAATGGCAGAAGCCATCTGCCGTAAGATGCAGTAA